GAGCAGGCTCACCTGagagcagggctcacctgggcacagctcacctgggagcagctcacctgggagcagctcacctgggagcagctcacctgggagcagggctcacctgagagcagggctcacctgagagcagctcacctgggagcagggctcacctgggagcagagctcacctgggagcagggctcacctgagagcagggctcacctgggcacagctcacctgggagcagggctcacctgggagcagctcacctgggcacagctcacctgggagcagggctcacctgggcacacccagacacacctgagagcagggctcacctgggagcagggctcacctgggcacacccagGCACACCTGagagcagggctcacctgggTACAGCACACCTGAGACCGTGCCCAcaggggcacacacagacacacctgggagccACGCCCACCTggacacacccagcacacacacagtgcaccTGGGCCAcgcccacctgggcacacccagCACTTGGGCCACGcgcacctgggcacacacagacacacccagcacacctgAGAGCCAcgcccacctgggcacacaaCGGACCTGGGACACGCCtacctgggcacagagagcaccTGGGCCAcgcccacctgggcacacacagacacacctgagaGCCATGCCCACCCAGATGCACACAGCGCACCTGGGACACGCCTACCTGGGCACACCCAGCGCACCTGGGAGAGCCAcgcccacctgggcacacacagacacacctgagaGCCGCGCCCACCCAGCCACACCCACTCCCAAAAGGTGCCGCAGGTGTGTCAGGGAGCCTTCCCCACCTCCCACAGATACTCCAGGTGTGCCAAGCAGGTGAGGACAGGTGGGGATAGGTGAAGATAGgaggggacaggtgagcacaggtggacacaggtggggacaggtgagaacaagtgggacaggtggggacacatggggacaggTGGGCACAGATgaggacaggtggggacaggtgagcacaggtggGCATAGATTaacacaggtgagcacaggtgaacacaggtgagcacaggtgaaCATAGGTGATCACAGGTAATCACAGGTGGGCACAGGTGaggacaggtgagcacagatgaacacaggtgagcacaggtgaggacaggtgagcacagatGAACACAGGTGGGCACAGATGATTACAAatgagcacaggtgagcacaggtgaaCACAGGTGGGCACAGGTGGGCACAGGTGGGCCCAGATGATTACAAATGAGCACAGGTGGGCACAGGTGaggacaggtgagcacagatGAACACAGGTGGGCACAGATGATTACAAATGAGCACAGGTGGGCACAGGTGaacacaggtgagcacaggtgagcacagatgaacacaggtgggcacaggtgagcacagatGATTACAAatgagcacaggtgagcacaggtgaaCACAGGTGGGCACAGGTGAACACAGGTGGGCACAGGTGAGGCACTCACAGGTGAGACGTCGTCATGGTCTTGGCGTTGCGGGACTGGGTCACGTGACAGGCCTTGCGCAGCAGCGActccaggaacagctccagggcCCGAGCTGCCTCGCTAAGGACTGCCAGGGGTGCAGGTGGGGCCAGGTGTGCAGGAGGGACCCCAGGGAGCCAGGTGAGACACCCAGGGAGGCAGGTgagacacccagggacacaggggagatccccagggacacaggggagaATCCCAGGGTGGCAGGTAGGACCCCAGGGACACAGGTGAGACacccagggacatgggtgggaCCCCAGGGAGGCAGGTGGGAACCCCAGGGAGGCAGGTGGGAACCCCAGTGACACAGATGAGACCCCCAGGGACGCAGGTCGGAcacccaggtgtgcagggagggtTCCCAGGTGCCCAGGGCGGGgtcccaggtgtgcagaggATACAGATGATGACGGGCACAGCAGCCGCCACCTTCCCGATCTCCTCGTCCGTCTGCATGATCTTCTTGATCCGTGCCTGCCACAGAGCCCCTCACCTGAGCCCTCACCTGAGCCCCTCACCTGAGCCCCACCCTCACCTGAGCCCCACCCTCACCTGAGCCCTCACCTGAGCCCCATCCTCACCTGAGCCCCTCACCTGAGCCCTCACCTGAGCCCTCACCTGAGCCCCATCCTCACCTGATCCCCTCACCTGAGCCCCACTCTCACCTGAGTCCCCCTCACCTGAGCCCTCACCTGAGCCCCACTCTCACCTAAATCCCCCTCACTTGAGCCCCCCCCCCATAACCCCATCTCACCTGGAGAGCCCCGCCCTCACCTGAGCCCCCCCCTCACCTAAATCCCCCTCACTTCAGCCCCACCCTCACCTGAGCCCCCCCAGGCCACGCCCTCACACCTGCACCCTCAGGTGCGACCCCGTCCCCCAAACCTCGCCCACCCCGTTGGTGGTGACCCTCATTCCCCCCGTTGCCATGGTGACGTGACCCCCCCCCGCCCCGTTGCCACGGTAACCCCGTTTTCCCGCGCCCCCCTCGCCGTTGCCATGGCGACCCCGCCCTGCGCCCCTCAGCCGGTACCGGCGGGAAGCGCGCGttgtatttcttcttcttgCTCGGCATGGCCGCCTCGCTGGCCCCGGGGGAGCCCGGGGGATCCCGGAGGgtcccgcccggccccgctcggccccggccccgctcggccccggccccgctccggccgcTCCCGGTCCCGCTCGGCTCCGCCGCGGCctccccgccgcgcccgcccctTCCGGGACGGAGCCCTGCCCCTTCCGGCACAGGGCTCGGCCTTTTCCGGCACACGGCTCGGGTTTTTCCGGCACACGGCTCGGCCTTTTCCGGCACACGGCTCCGCCCCGCCTGAGGCGGTGCCAGCTCGGACACGCCCCCTTGGTTAAACCCCGCCCCCTCCGCCCTAACCACGCCCCTCAGCGCACAAACCACGCCCCTCAGCGCACAAACCACGCCCCTCAGCTGTCAATCAAGCGCTCCGGGCTTTGGACCGTTTATTGGGGTGACCCCAaagggggggagggggaggggcggggcttTCCCCTCCCCCAAAGGCACTTGGATGGGGCGGGGTTAATGCTGGGGGAGGGGCGGCCACGCTCCCATTGGCTGCTGTGCCCCGGGGGGGCGGGGCGAAGGGGGACCCCCAAAAAAGGCACCCAGTGACCCCGGCAGGAGTTTCCCAGTAGCTCCCAGTAACCCCCTGCTGGCTTCTAGCGACCCCCCAGCAGGCACTTGGTGTCCTCCCAGTAACCGTACGGAATTCCCAGTGActcccagtaacccccagtAACCTCCCAGTAACCGTACACAATTCCCAGTAGCCTCCCATTAACTGTACAGAATTCCCAGTGActcccagtaacccccagtAACCTCCCAGTAACCTCCCAGTAACCGTACACAATTCCCAGTAACCTCCCAGTAACTGTACAGAATTCCCAGTAACCTCCCAGTAACCGTACAGAATTCTCAGACACTCCCAGTTGTgtcccagtaactcccagtgACTCCCAGCACCCTCTACAGACCTCTCAAAGCCTCCCAGTAACCCCTAGAAACCTCCCAGTGACTCCCAGTAAAGCCCAAAAGCCTCCCAGTGACTCCCAGTAAAGCCCCAAAGCTTCCCAGTGCCTTTTGAACCCTCCCAGTAGCCACCAGGACCCCCCTGGaaccctcccagtgcccctcccagtctgtcccagtgcccccagtgtcccccagcgCCCATCCCAGTCcgtcccagtgcccccagtacccatcccagtctgtcccagtgtcccccagtgcctcccccagtctgtcccagtgcccccagtgcctcccccaGTGCCCTTCCCAGTCCATCCCATTCcgtcccagtgcccccagtctgtcccagtccatcccagtgtcccccagtgcccgtcccagtccatcccagtgcctcccagtgcccgtcccagtgcccccagtccgtcccccagtgcccccagatcctgtcccagtgccccgAGTGCCtgtcccagtccatcccagtgccccccagtccGTCCCAGTCcgtcccagtccatcccagtgcccGTCCCAGTCcgtcccagtccatcccagtgcccgtcccagtccatcccagtccgTCCCAGTCCGTCCCAGTCAGGAGGAGGGGAACTGGCTGAGGAAGGCGCTCAGGTCCAGCTCCCCCAGGGAGGGCAGCGAGTCCTCGGGCCCCGCCCCCACCGCGCCCATCCCCCCCATGGCGCCCATCCCCCCCAGGGCGGGCTCGGGGGGCCCCCCCgggctctggctctgcaccAGCCGCGCGATGGCCTCGGGGTACGACAGCAGCGTGGGGGGGCCCCCCAAATCCGGGGGGGCGGCCCCGAAATCcggcccggggctggggggctcgggggggccCAGCAGGCGCTGCACGTCCGAGGGGGTGATGGCGTCCAGGGGGGGGATGGGCACGGGGGGGTCCCCCAGGAGcgcccccagctccagggggggcggggggggccCCTCCTcgaactgcagctgcagcagcgcCTCGGCCAAGGGCTCCGGCTCGGGGGGCGCCGCGACCCCCAGCAGCCCCCCCGGGACCCCGAAAGAGAaggggggggctgggggggaggggcaggggtgagggaggggctggACCCCCCcaattcaccccaaatccccccccaaaTCCGCCCCAAATCCCCCACAAATCCCCCCCAATTCACCCCAagtcaccccaaatcccccccaatTCACCCCCATTCCCCCCAAAATTGCTCCCCAACCCCTTTTACCCCCCaattccccccaccccccaattttcctccccattctccccccaaattccccctctgcccccaccccagtccccccagtccccccagttccccccagtccccccagttccccagtccccccagtccccccaatccccccagttccccagtccccccagtccccccaatccccccagtccccccagttccccccagtccccccagtccccccagttcccccagttccccccagtttctccccagttcccccagttcccccagttcccagctctcacccaggctgggggggttctggggggtctgggggggtctCGAGGGCACGGCCACGCGCCGGGGGGGCCGCGCCTCGCTGGGCGCCGGAGCtgggggggatggggggggTCCCACAgtcagggacccccagggaccccaaatcacCCCCCAGGAACCCCAAATGATCCCTcaaggaccccaaaatccacccccaATATTCCCCCTGGGACCTTCATTTCCCCCTCTGGaccccccccaggaccccaaaacctccccagggacccccccagGGACCCTAAATCCCCCCAGGGATCCTAAATCCCCTCTGGGACCCCCCCcaaggaccccaaaatccaataaaacccccccaggaccccaaaatctcctcagAGACCCCCCCAAAtgccccccagacccccccccAGGGACGCCAATTCCCCCCCAGGCCCCTCGAGGGACCCCAATCACCCCCCTGATCTCCACTAGGGACCCCAATTTCTCCTCATacccccccagggacccccaaatgcctcccagccccccccagggaccccaatatcccccccagttcccccagttcccccagtccCCACCGGGCAGGGGGCTGCGCTGCACGAAGGACCGGAACGTTTCCCGTGTTCTCTTGCGCTTCTCCTCGATGCACTGCAGGtcccctgagggacaccagtgacaccagtcaGCTCCCAGTAACGCCCACTCAGCTCCCAGTTAgatcccagtgacaccagtcaGCTCCCAGTAACGCCCACTCAGCTCCCAGTTAgatcccagtgacaccagtcaGCTCCCAGTAACGCCCACTCAGCTCCCAGTTAgatcccagtgacaccagtcaGCTCCCAGTAACGCCCACTCAGCTCCCAGTTAgatcccagtgacaccagtcaGCTCCCAGTAACGCCCACTCAGCTCCCAGTTAgatcccagtgacaccagtcaGCTCCCAGCAACGCCCACTCAGCTTCCAGTTAGATCCCAGTAACGCCCAGTCAGCTCCCAGTAACGCCCAGTCAGCTCCCAGTTAGATCCCAGTGACGCCCAGTCAGCTCCCAGTTAGATCCCAGTAACGCCCAGTCAGCTCCCAGTTAGATCCCAGTGACGCCAGTCAGCTCCCAGTTAGATCCCAGTGACGCCCAGTCAGCTCCCACTCAGCTCCCAGTTAgatcccagtgacaccagtcaGCTCCCAGTTAGATCCCAGTGACGCCCAGTCAGCTCCCACTCAGCTCCCAGTTAgatcccagtgacaccagtcaGCTCCCAGTTAGATCCCAGTGACGCCCATCCTCTCCTCAAGACCCCGGGCAATCTCCCCAGTGACCTCCCAGTAAAGCCCAATTActcccagtgacccccagtccctcccagtcacACCAGTGACCTCCCAGTAATGCCGAGTTATCCCCAGTGACCCTCCCATTGCCTTCCAGTTACCCCCAGTCACTCAAAATCACCTCCCAGTCACACCAGTGCCCTCCCAGTAATGCCTAGTTACTCCCAGTCACCTCCCAGTAACCTCCCTGCcatctcccagtccctcccagtcacCCCCAGTGactccccagtccctcccagtcacACCAGTGacccccagtgccctcccacTAATACCCAGTTACTCCCAGTAACctccctgccacctcccagTCACTTCCCAGTcacccccagtccctcccagtcacACCAGTGACCCCAGTAcaccctgcagtgtcccagggtgACAATGAAAGACCCAAAAAGAACCAGAACAGGACCCGGGAATGCCCAGAAGGACCCCAACCCCACATACAGACCCTATAAGGGCTGGTAGCCCCTCCAGTACCCCCAGTAgcccctccagcagccctggtagcccagcagcccctccccaaGCCCACCCTGGTGGGGCAGGGATAAGAAATCaatgggggctgcagctccaggggctcagGAGTGTCACAgaacaccccaaaccccgcaGTACAGACCCCATAAGTGCTTGTAGCCACCCCATTATCCCCAGTAGCCACCCCATTACCCCCAGTagctccccagcagccctggtAGCCCCCCATtacccccagcagccccagtaCCCACCCAGTACCCACCCAGTACCCCCCCAGTACCCCCGGTAGCCCACCCTGGTGCGGCAGGTAGCGGAAATCaatgggagctgcagctcagaaatgTCCCAGTAGCCCCCCCATTACCCCCAGTACCCCCCAGTACCCCCATTACCCCCAGTACCCCTGTAGCCCCAGTACCCCCAGTTACCCTGGTGCAGCAGGTAGCGGAAATCCatgggggctgcagctcaggagtgTCCCAGAACACCCCATTACCCCCAGTACCCCCATTAACCCCAGTACCCCCGGTATTCCCccccccagcccaccctggtgctgcaggtacCGGAAGTccatgggagctgcagctcaggaatgtCCCATTACCCCCAGTACccccccagtacccccagtacCCCCATTACCCCCCAGTACCCCTGTAgccccagtacccccagtacccccagtacTCCCATTACCCCCAGTAGCCCCCCGGTAGCCCCCCATTAAGCCCCATAGCCCACCCTGGTGCGGCAGGTAGCAGAAATCCacgggggctgcagctcaggagtgTCCCAGAACACCCCATTACCCCCAGTACCCACCCAGTACCCCCAGTACTCCCATTACCCCCAGTACTCCCATTacccccagtacccccagtacCCCCCATTAAGccccccagcccaccctggTGCAGCAGGTAGCGGAAGTCCAcgggagctgcagctcaggaatgtCCCATTACCCCCCGTacccccagtacccccagtacCCCAAATACCCCCAGTACCCCCATTACCCCCAGTACCCCCATTACCCCCAGTACCCCAAATACCCCCAGTACCCCCATTacccccagtacccccagttaccctggtgctgcaggtaGCGGAAGTccatgggagctgcagctcaggaatgtcccagtacccccagtacccccagtacTCCCATTACCCCCCAGTACCCCTGTAgccccagtacccccagtagCCCCAGTACTCCCATTACCCCCATTACCCCCCAGTACCccccccagcccaccctggTGCGGCAGGTAGCGGAAGTCCAcgggagctgcagctcaggaatgtCCCAGTACCCCATTacccccagtacccccagtacCCCAAATACCCCCAGTACCCCCATTACCCCCATTACCCCCAGTACCCCCCAGTACCCCTGTAgccccagtacccccagtagCCCCAGTACCCCCATTACCCCCAGTACCCCCGGTAGCCCCCCAGTACCCCCGGTAGCCCACCCTGGTGCGGCAGGTAGCGGAAGTCGACGGGCGCGCTGCGCTGCCGGTCCGAGGGCCGCCGCAGCTCCATGCGCACGGTGACCGGCGCGCGCAGCGCCGCGTCCCGGAAGGGCGGCGTGCGGAACACGATGGCGACCTGGCGGTGCACGTCGGCCTGCGCGAACGAGCCCTTGGCCTCCCAGCCCTCGGCCCAGAAACGCACCTCGATGTCCTCTGGGGAGAGAggggtgtggggtgtggggtttggggtttgggatatGGGGTTTGAGAAATGGGGAATGCCCAGAAACGCACCTCGATGTCCTCTGGGGGCAGGAAATGAGCgtggggtgtggggtgtggggtttgggatatgggatatggggtttggggtttgagATATGGGATATTGGGTTATGGGGAATGCCCAGAAACGCACCTCGATGTCCTCTGGGGGGAGGAAATGAGCGTGgggtgtggggtttgggatatgggatgtgggatatgggatttggggtttggggtttgagatatgggatgtgggatatggggtTTGGGGTTATGGGGAATGCCCAGAAACGCACCTCGATGTCCTCTGGGGGGGCAGGAAATGAGCgtggggtgtggggtgtggggtttgggatatgggatatgggatatgggatatggggtTTGGGGTTATGGGGAATGCCCAGAAATGCACCTCGATGTCCTCTGGGGGAGAGAGGGGTGGGATATGGGATACAGGATATGGGGAATAGGATATGGGATATGAGACATGGAATATGGGATATGGGGTTTGGGGTTATGGGGAATGCCCAGAAACTCACCTCGATGTCCTCTGGGGAGAGGGGGGGcatatgggatatgggatatggggaataggatatgggatatgggatatgggatataGGATGTGGGGTTTGAGAAATGGGGAATGCCCAGAAATGCACCTCGATGTCCTCTGGGGGGAGAGAggtgtggggtgtggggtttgggatgtggggtttgggatatgggatatggggtTTAGGATACAaggatatgggatatggggtTTGGGAtatgggttttggggtttgagATATAggatatgggatgtggggtTTGAGAAATGGGGAATGCCCAGAAACGCACCTCGATGTCCTCTGGGGGGAGATGGAGGtggggatatgggatatggggtttgggatatgggatatggggtTTTAGATATGGGAtatggggtttggggtcatGGGAAataggatttggggtttgggatatGGGGAATGAGGCGAGACAGAAATCCCGGGGGATCCAAGGGTTTGGGGGAATGCAaaggtttggggtgtcccagtttTCGGGTGTCcctgttttggggtgtccctgtttTAGGGGTGTCTCTGTTTTTGGGATATCCCAGTTTTTGGGCTGTCTCAGTCTCAGGGTGTCCCAGTCTCGGGGTGTCCctgttttggggtcccagttttggggtgtcccagtcTCGGGGTGcccctgtttttggggtgtcccagtcTCGGGGTGtccctgtttttggggtgtcccctcACCTTTCTGGACCTTgtcacacagcaggaaaatctcGTCCCCGCCCCGGCAGCTCCCGGAGTTGCGATTGACGCGGCAAATGCGCAGCTCGGCCGTGCTGGGGGCGCCtgcacggggacaggggacaggggacaggggacaggggggacagtgagggacagtgaggggacagtggggacagtgagggacagtggacaggggacaagggggacagtggggacagtgagggacagtgaggggacaggggggacattggggacagtgagaggacagtggggacagtggggacagaggggacagtggggacagtgaggggtcacaggggacagggggacactggcGGTCATTGGGGGACACCGAGGGGGGTCTCACAGATGTCACCCAGATGTCACC
This sequence is a window from Oenanthe melanoleuca isolate GR-GAL-2019-014 chromosome 25, OMel1.0, whole genome shotgun sequence. Protein-coding genes within it:
- the RELA gene encoding transcription factor p65 isoform X1; this encodes MDHPGPSLSPPSAPIPGEHSSDSTKTPPTIRVNNYRGPGRVRVSLVTKDPPHRPHPHELVGRDCRDGFYEAELSPERSVHSFQNLGIQCVKKRELEAAVAERIRTNNNPFNVPPEQRGGEYDLAAVRLCFQVWVRGPGGLQPLPPVLSQPIYDNRAPSTAELRICRVNRNSGSCRGGDEIFLLCDKVQKEDIEVRFWAEGWEAKGSFAQADVHRQVAIVFRTPPFRDAALRAPVTVRMELRRPSDRQRSAPVDFRYLPHQGDLQCIEEKRKRTRETFRSFVQRSPLPAPAPSEARPPRRVAVPSRPPQTPQNPPSLAPPFSFGVPGGLLGVAAPPEPEPLAEALLQLQFEEGPPPPPLELGALLGDPPVPIPPLDAITPSDVQRLLGPPEPPSPGPDFGAAPPDLGGPPTLLSYPEAIARLVQSQSPGGPPEPALGGMGAMGGMGAVGAGPEDSLPSLGELDLSAFLSQFPSS
- the RELA gene encoding transcription factor p65 isoform X2; the protein is MEDVTPPDLLPFLLQDWGAQEGVGAAPFVEILEQPKQRGMRFRYKCEGRSAGSIPGEHSSDSTKTHPTIRVNNYRGPGRVRVSLVTKDPPHRPHPHELVGRDCRDGFYEAELSPERSVHSFQNLGIQCVKKRELEAAVAERIRTNNNPFNVPPEQRGGEYDLAAVRLCFQVWVRGPGGLQPLPPVLSQPIYDNRAPSTAELRICRVNRNSGSCRGGDEIFLLCDKVQKEDIEVRFWAEGWEAKGSFAQADVHRQVAIVFRTPPFRDAALRAPVTVRMELRRPSDRQRSAPVDFRYLPHQGDLQCIEEKRKRTRETFRSFVQRSPLPAPAPSEARPPRRVAVPSRPPQTPQNPPSLAPPFSFGVPGGLLGVAAPPEPEPLAEALLQLQFEEGPPPPPLELGALLGDPPVPIPPLDAITPSDVQRLLGPPEPPSPGPDFGAAPPDLGGPPTLLSYPEAIARLVQSQSPGGPPEPALGGMGAMGGMGAVGAGPEDSLPSLGELDLSAFLSQFPSS